TGGGGACGAGCTATGGGAGCAGGTAAGGCGCCGGGGAAGCTGAACGTAACGAACACGCTGCCATGCTGAGTTGAGCCTCCCTTTCAACTCGCCGACATCCTTGGGGCAAAAGTTTGCCAGGACGGACCCTTTGACGTAGGCCCACAGCCGCTCGATGGGATTGAGTTCAGGAGCGTAGGGCGGGAGATACTCGACGGTGAGACGGGGCTGCTGCTCGACGAAGGCCCTCAGGGCCTTCGTCTTGTGGATGCGAGCGTTGTCCATCAGTACAACGAGCTTGCCTTGGACGTGCCGGAGGAGATGTCGGCAGAACGCCACCACCTGTG
The nucleotide sequence above comes from Deinococcus reticulitermitis. Encoded proteins:
- a CDS encoding transposase; protein product: QVVAFCRHLLRHVQGKLVVLMDNARIHKTKALRAFVEQQPRLTVEYLPPYAPELNPIERLWAYVKGSVLANFCPKDVGELKGRLNSAWQRVRYVQLPRRLTCSHSSSPT